Proteins from one Cicer arietinum cultivar CDC Frontier isolate Library 1 chromosome 3, Cicar.CDCFrontier_v2.0, whole genome shotgun sequence genomic window:
- the LOC101492287 gene encoding histone H2AX-like — MASSDATATSKKGGRGKSKTKSVSRSSKAGLQFPVGRIARFLKAGRYAQRVGSGSPVYLSAVLEYLAAEVLELAGNAARDNKKTRIIPRHIQLAVRNDEELGKLMGSVTIANGGVLPNIHQNLLPKKVAGKGKGEIGSVSQEF; from the exons ATGGCTTCTTCTGATGCAACAGCAACATCCAAGAAAGGTGGAAGAGGCAAATCAAAAACCAAATCTGTTTCAAGATCAAGCAAAGCCGGTCTCCAGTTTCCCGTTGGCCGCATCGCTCGTTTCCTTAAAGCCGGTCGTTATGCTCAGCGTGTTGGATCTGGTTCACCAGTTTATCTCTCTGCAGTTCTTGAATATCTTGCTGCTGAg GTTTTGGAACTTGCTGGCAATGCTGCGAGGGATAACAAGAAGACGAGGATTATTCCGAGGCACATTCAACTTGCTGTTAGGAACGATGAGGAATTGGGCAAGTTGATGGGATCTGTTACAATTGCCAATGGGGGTGTTTTGCCTAACATTCATCAGAATTTGTTACCGAAGAAAGTTGCTGGAAAGGGGAAAGGAGAAATTGGATCTGTTAGTCAGgagttttag
- the LOC101492626 gene encoding gibberellin receptor GID1B-like, with protein MTRSNQLNLNESRSVVPLNTWVLISNFKLAYNLLRRADGTFNRELAEFLDRKVPANAIPVDGVFSFDHVDRNTGLFNRVYLPYSENEAQCGVIDLEKPLSTKKIVPVIIFFHGGSFSHSSANSAIYDTFCRRLVSICKAAVVSVNYRRSPEYRFPCCYDDGWEALKWVKSRKWLQSGKESKVYVYMAGDSSGGNIIHHVAVKAAEEEKQEIEVLGNILLHPLFGGEKRTDSEMRLDGKYFVKLQDRDWYWRAFLPEGEDRDHFACNPFGPKGKSLVGLDKFPKSLVCVAGLDLLQDWQLAYVDGLRNFGQEVKLLFLKDATIGFYFLPNNDHFYCLMEEIKNFVNSNC; from the exons ATGACTCGTAGTAATCAACTCAACCTCAATGAATCTAGG AGTGTTGTTCCATTGAATACATGGGTGCTAATCTCAAATTTCAAGCTAGCTTACAATCTTCTAAGACGGGCAGATGGAACATTCAATCGAGAGTTAGCAGAGTTTCTTGATAGAAAAGTACCAGCCAATGCTATTCCGGTCGATGGTGTATTTTCATTCGATCATGTCGATCGAAACACAGGACTTTTTAATCGTGTTTATCTACCATATTCTGAAAATGAGGCTCAATGTGGTGTTATAGACTTAGAAAAACCATTGAGTACTAAAAAAATTGTTCCTGTCATAATCTTCTTTCATGGAGGAAGCTTCTCTCATTCTTCTGCAAACAGTGCTATCTATGACACTTTTTGTAGAAGACTTGTAAGCATTTGTAAAGCTGCTGTTGTTTCGGTGAATTACCGAAGATCGCCGGAGTATCGGTTTCCTTGTTGTTATGATGATGGTTGGGAAGCACTTAAATGGGTCAAGTCAAGAAAATGGCTTCAAAGTGGTAAAGAATCTAAAGTTTATGTTTACATGGCTGGTGATAGTTCAGGAGGGAATATTATTCATCATGTAGCTGTGAAAGCAGCTGAAGAggaaaaacaagaaattgaaGTGTTGGGGAACATTCTTCTTCATCCACTGTTTGGTGGTGAGAAAAGAACAGATTCTGAAATGAGATTAGATGGAAAGTACTTTGTTAAATTGCAAGATCGTGATTGGTATTGGAGAGCTTTTTTACCTGAAGGTGAAGATAGAGACCACTTTGCTTGTAACCCTTTTGGTCCTAAAGGGAAAAGTCTTGTAGGACTTGACAAGTTTCCTAAAAGTCTTGTTTGTGTTGCTGGTTTGGATCTTCTACAAGATTGGCAATTGGCTTATGTGGATGGTTTGAGGAATTTTGGTCAAGAGGTTAAACTTCTTTTCCTTAAGGATGCTACTATTGGTTTTTACTTCTTGCCAAATAATGATCATTTTTATTGCCTTATGGAGGAGATAAAAAACTTTGTCAATTCTAACtgttaa